A single Campylobacter hyointestinalis subsp. hyointestinalis DNA region contains:
- a CDS encoding ATP-binding protein: MKTSEVSTAKTKCLALFSGGLDSMLAIKLMSLQGIEVHALNIDIGFGGDPNKIETMTKRAAMAGASFESVNVRSRYLQEVLFNPKFGYGKQFNPCIDCHGFMFRTAISMLKDYGASFVISGEVIGQRPMSQRNDAMVHVKNLALDTEDIVLRPLCAKLLKPTKVEREGLVDREKLLALNGRGRNPQLSLAKEFGFEDYETPGGGCLYTMESFANRIRDFIKFDKDMSENDLQSLRYGRHLRLLEGAKMIIGRDENDNAHLEALNLDKMHSINFDDIVGAHSFISKDASKRDLEFGARLAITYCKSDPSQIYTAKIGDLTIDVKPFEDKKVASDFFIK; encoded by the coding sequence ATGAAAACAAGCGAAGTAAGTACTGCTAAAACAAAATGTCTAGCGCTATTTAGCGGAGGTCTTGATAGTATGCTTGCAATAAAGCTTATGAGCCTTCAAGGTATAGAGGTTCACGCGCTAAATATCGATATTGGATTTGGTGGTGATCCAAATAAAATAGAAACTATGACCAAAAGAGCTGCCATGGCAGGAGCGAGCTTTGAGAGCGTAAATGTCAGGAGTCGCTACTTACAAGAAGTACTTTTTAATCCAAAATTCGGCTATGGAAAACAATTTAATCCTTGCATTGATTGCCATGGGTTTATGTTTAGGACAGCGATCTCTATGTTAAAAGATTACGGTGCAAGCTTTGTCATCAGTGGCGAAGTCATCGGTCAGCGTCCTATGAGCCAAAGAAATGATGCTATGGTTCATGTCAAAAATCTAGCCTTAGACACCGAAGATATCGTGCTTCGCCCACTTTGTGCTAAACTACTAAAACCAACAAAAGTTGAGCGCGAAGGCTTAGTAGATAGAGAAAAACTCTTAGCTTTAAATGGTAGAGGCAGAAATCCTCAACTCTCTCTTGCAAAAGAATTTGGTTTTGAAGACTACGAAACGCCTGGTGGAGGCTGTTTATACACTATGGAAAGCTTCGCAAATCGCATAAGAGATTTTATAAAATTTGATAAAGATATGAGCGAAAACGACTTGCAAAGTCTGCGTTATGGTCGTCATTTGCGTCTGCTAGAAGGCGCAAAAATGATAATCGGACGCGATGAAAATGATAATGCTCATCTAGAAGCTTTAAATTTAGATAAGATGCATAGCATCAACTTTGATGATATAGTAGGTGCTCATTCATTCATATCAAAAGATGCTTCAAAGAGAGATTTGGAGTTTGGTGCAAGACTTGCTATAACATACTGCAAAAGTGATCCATCACAAATTTACACCGCAAAAATAGGCGATTTGACCATAGACGTAAAACCTTTTGAAGACAAAAAGGTCGCTAGTGACTTCTTTATAAAATAA
- a CDS encoding radical SAM/SPASM domain-containing protein encodes MFKKVYIEISDICSCKCSFCPSPNQPKKGTMSLELFEYVLNQISPFTKCVCLHILGDPLEVANLKEYINLVAKFDLKIDLVTTGKMLYRHSFDMLLEPPFHQISFSLSAFLDKNSKFSDDYVSNLLAFCNASLTKKSDTFINLRVQSDFLLTNDINLQKLINAFEKHFNINLNSELKRIKEDFAKGIYPKNTKIRLARKILLNLKTSFEWKNSNSKTIQKACYALKDQLGILSDASVVPCCIDYAAQINLGDLKTADLGQILNSQRAINIKKSFAKGIAIEKTCQKCGYITGVS; translated from the coding sequence ATGTTTAAAAAAGTCTATATCGAGATAAGCGATATCTGCTCGTGTAAATGTAGCTTTTGTCCATCACCAAACCAGCCAAAAAAAGGCACGATGAGCTTAGAGCTTTTTGAGTATGTTTTAAATCAGATCTCGCCATTTACAAAATGCGTTTGTCTGCATATTTTGGGCGATCCTTTGGAAGTAGCGAATTTAAAAGAGTATATAAATTTAGTAGCCAAATTTGATCTAAAGATCGATCTAGTAACGACTGGTAAAATGCTTTATAGACATAGTTTTGATATGCTTTTAGAGCCTCCTTTTCATCAAATTTCATTTTCTTTGAGCGCATTTTTGGATAAAAACAGTAAATTTAGCGATGATTACGTCTCAAATTTACTCGCATTTTGCAATGCAAGTTTAACAAAAAAAAGCGATACATTTATAAATTTACGCGTCCAAAGCGACTTTTTACTTACAAACGATATAAATTTACAAAAGCTCATAAATGCGTTTGAAAAGCATTTTAATATAAATTTAAATAGCGAGTTAAAACGTATAAAAGAGGACTTTGCAAAAGGTATTTATCCTAAAAATACAAAAATTCGTCTTGCTAGAAAAATACTACTAAACTTAAAAACATCATTTGAATGGAAAAATTCAAACTCGAAAACCATTCAAAAAGCCTGTTACGCACTAAAAGATCAGCTAGGAATTCTCAGTGACGCTTCTGTCGTGCCTTGTTGTATCGACTACGCAGCACAGATAAATCTCGGCGATCTAAAAACCGCAGATCTAGGTCAAATTCTAAACTCACAACGCGCTATAAATATCAAAAAATCATTCGCAAAAGGTATTGCGATAGAAAAAACTTGTCAAAAATGTGGATATATAACAGGCGTTAGTTAA
- a CDS encoding RNA-guided endonuclease InsQ/TnpB family protein — MSANNNELISISHKIELKPNNKAKTHFKKAFGCARLAYNWGLAKWQEYYKQGIKVTHLDLKKEFNAIKKEQFPFVYEVSKYATQQPFLNLNLAFQKFFRDLKQGKVSYPKFKKKKDNFGSYYIGGDQAIIKDEKYLKVPNLGLVKMKEKLRFNGKVNSVTISQMGDKFFASFSMQISKDEYLKTHNKAKNNDLALGIDVGLKSFLSLSNGLEIKAPKPLAKLNRLMIKRARQLSKKQHAKTKQEAMQGIKKSSNYLKASIKLNKLHRKIANIRSDFLHKLTSSLVANIKYFCLEDLNVKGMMSNHRLAKSISDVSFYEFKRQLEYKSSYNDKEIYQVDRFYPSSKLCSNCGTIKENLALKDRVYICDECEISIDRDYNASLNLLSQLKQKIGKVLAEFTPADLTALLNDLAINQIATSKVETGIQQKSYL; from the coding sequence ATGTCAGCAAATAATAATGAGCTTATTAGCATTTCTCATAAGATAGAGTTAAAGCCAAATAATAAAGCTAAAACTCATTTTAAAAAAGCCTTTGGTTGTGCTAGACTTGCTTATAATTGGGGACTTGCAAAATGGCAAGAATACTACAAGCAAGGCATTAAAGTAACACATTTAGATTTAAAAAAGGAATTTAATGCCATTAAAAAAGAACAATTCCCCTTTGTGTATGAAGTAAGTAAATATGCTACGCAACAGCCTTTTTTAAATCTAAATCTAGCATTTCAAAAATTTTTTAGAGATTTAAAACAAGGTAAAGTAAGCTATCCAAAATTTAAGAAAAAGAAAGATAATTTCGGCTCTTATTACATAGGTGGAGACCAAGCAATAATCAAAGATGAAAAGTATTTAAAAGTGCCAAATTTAGGACTTGTAAAAATGAAAGAGAAATTGAGATTTAATGGCAAAGTTAATTCTGTAACAATTTCTCAAATGGGTGATAAATTCTTTGCTTCTTTTAGTATGCAAATTAGTAAAGATGAGTATCTAAAAACTCATAATAAAGCTAAAAATAATGATTTAGCACTTGGCATAGATGTAGGCTTAAAATCGTTTTTAAGTTTATCTAATGGCTTAGAGATAAAAGCACCTAAACCATTAGCTAAGCTTAACCGCTTAATGATAAAAAGAGCTAGACAGCTAAGTAAAAAGCAACACGCAAAAACCAAGCAAGAAGCAATGCAAGGCATTAAAAAATCTAGCAATTATCTAAAAGCAAGTATTAAGCTAAATAAATTACATCGTAAAATAGCAAATATAAGAAGTGATTTTTTACACAAGCTTACTTCTAGCTTGGTAGCAAATATTAAATATTTTTGCTTAGAGGATTTAAATGTAAAAGGGATGATGAGTAATCATAGACTTGCTAAATCTATAAGCGATGTAAGTTTTTATGAGTTTAAAAGGCAACTAGAATATAAATCTAGCTACAACGATAAAGAAATCTATCAAGTAGATAGATTTTATCCTAGTTCTAAATTATGCTCTAATTGTGGAACTATAAAAGAAAATTTAGCTCTAAAAGATAGAGTTTATATTTGCGATGAATGTGAAATTAGCATTGATAGAGACTACAATGCTAGTCTTAATTTGCTTTCACAATTAAAGCAAAAAATAGGCAAAGTTCTTGCCGAATTTACGCCTGCGGACTTGACAGCTCTGTTAAATGATTTAGCAATAAATCAAATAGCAACTAGCAAGGTTGAAACAGGAATACAACAAAAATCCTATTTATAG
- the rnc gene encoding ribonuclease III — protein MDKLKRLENLVGYEFKNKELLKEALTHKSMKTGCNNERLEFLGDAVLDLIVGEYLFSKFEHTDEGNLSKLRAALVNEKSFAKLSNSINLGEFLYLSTAEENNNGRNKPSLLSDALEALMGAIYLESGLEKVKEIFTKLLEKEYQNIDLKSLGKDYKTTLQEITQARFGVTPKYELVSSSGPDHKKVFEMAVYLEGKELARSFGSSKKEAEQSAALKVLQGMEQ, from the coding sequence ATGGATAAGCTAAAAAGGCTAGAAAATTTAGTAGGTTACGAATTTAAAAATAAAGAGCTTTTAAAAGAAGCTCTAACTCACAAAAGCATGAAAACTGGTTGTAATAATGAGCGCCTTGAGTTTTTGGGCGATGCTGTTTTAGATCTCATAGTAGGAGAGTACCTATTTTCTAAATTTGAGCATACTGATGAGGGGAATTTAAGTAAACTCAGAGCTGCTTTAGTAAATGAAAAAAGCTTTGCAAAACTAAGCAATAGTATAAACTTAGGCGAGTTTTTGTATCTCTCAACAGCTGAAGAAAACAATAACGGTAGAAATAAACCAAGCTTGCTTAGCGATGCTTTAGAAGCTCTTATGGGGGCGATATACCTTGAGAGTGGGCTTGAAAAAGTAAAGGAGATATTTACGAAACTTTTAGAAAAAGAGTATCAAAATATCGATCTAAAGAGTTTAGGTAAAGACTATAAAACCACGCTTCAAGAGATCACTCAAGCTAGATTTGGAGTTACTCCAAAATACGAGCTAGTAAGCTCAAGCGGACCAGATCATAAAAAAGTTTTTGAAATGGCCGTGTATCTGGAGGGTAAAGAGCTTGCAAGAAGCTTTGGTTCAAGTAAAAAAGAGGCCGAGCAAAGTGCTGCTCTTAAAGTTTTACAAGGGATGGAGCAATGA
- a CDS encoding DUF1848 domain-containing protein gives MIINTGGRTDSVQYYTKWLLKRFEEGYVLSRNPLFPNKVSRYELDPRTVDCVVFCSKNYEPILKDIRSITDKFNTYFHYTITAYGKDIEPGVPSIDKSIQTLQKLSEIVGKNRIAWRYDPVLFTKIYTLDTHIKTFGYMAKQIVPYVQRCIFSFVEMYKRLEVNMPELKALSEADKDAIARELGAIANAQGLYIQTCGTNGDYSKYGIQTSGCMTLEMLGSANGVKFKDLKHKGMRQGCHCIESRDIGAYDSCLNGCKYCYANKSPKKAIQNYKYHDFTSPLILGHLNDTDILQQSAQKSFIQGK, from the coding sequence ATGATCATCAACACGGGCGGCCGCACAGATAGTGTACAGTACTATACTAAATGGCTTTTGAAGCGTTTCGAAGAAGGCTATGTACTTTCACGCAATCCGCTTTTTCCAAATAAAGTCTCAAGGTACGAGTTAGATCCGCGCACGGTAGATTGCGTCGTATTCTGCTCGAAAAATTATGAGCCGATTTTGAAAGATATAAGAAGTATCACGGATAAATTTAATACGTATTTTCACTATACTATCACTGCTTATGGCAAAGATATAGAGCCTGGCGTACCATCTATCGATAAAAGCATTCAAACGCTTCAAAAGCTCTCAGAGATAGTGGGCAAAAATCGCATAGCATGGCGGTATGATCCAGTGCTTTTTACTAAAATATATACGCTAGATACGCATATAAAGACTTTTGGATATATGGCAAAGCAGATCGTTCCTTATGTTCAGCGTTGTATTTTTAGTTTTGTTGAGATGTATAAAAGACTAGAAGTAAATATGCCTGAATTAAAAGCTCTTAGTGAAGCAGATAAAGACGCTATCGCGCGTGAGCTTGGAGCCATAGCAAATGCTCAAGGCTTGTATATCCAGACTTGTGGTACAAACGGGGATTATTCTAAGTACGGTATCCAAACATCTGGTTGTATGACGTTAGAGATGCTAGGAAGTGCAAACGGAGTTAAATTTAAAGATCTAAAACACAAAGGTATGAGGCAGGGTTGTCATTGCATAGAAAGCAGAGATATCGGTGCTTATGATAGCTGTTTAAACGGTTGCAAATACTGCTACGCAAATAAATCTCCTAAGAAAGCAATCCAAAATTATAAATATCACGATTTTACTTCTCCTTTGATCTTGGGGCATTTGAACGATACGGATATTTTGCAACAAAGTGCGCAAAAAAGCTTTATACAAGGAAAGTAA
- a CDS encoding IS607-like element ISChh1 family transposase, with the protein MNKLLSIGQASKALGVTIQTLRNWDKKGLLKPDDMTKGGERRYKLETLKAINKNLVFNKDSLKTIAYARVSSHDQKDDLIRQVQVLELYCSKQGFNYEVIQDLGSGMNYYKKGLTKLLNQILDGKVKRLVLTHKDRLLRFGAELVFAICEAKEVEVIIINKGEESVKFEEELAKDVLEIITVFSARLYGSRSKKNKKLLDEMQEVVVENVSK; encoded by the coding sequence ATGAATAAATTATTATCAATCGGTCAAGCTAGTAAAGCTCTTGGTGTTACTATCCAAACTCTTAGAAATTGGGATAAAAAAGGCTTATTAAAACCTGATGATATGACTAAGGGTGGAGAGCGTAGGTATAAGCTAGAAACATTAAAAGCTATAAATAAAAACCTAGTTTTTAATAAAGATAGCTTAAAAACTATTGCTTATGCTCGTGTTTCTAGCCACGACCAAAAAGATGATTTAATAAGGCAAGTTCAAGTCTTAGAGCTATATTGTTCTAAACAAGGCTTTAATTATGAAGTTATACAAGATTTAGGCTCTGGTATGAATTATTATAAAAAAGGCTTAACTAAATTGCTAAATCAAATTCTAGATGGCAAAGTAAAAAGATTAGTTTTAACTCACAAAGACAGACTTTTACGCTTTGGTGCTGAGCTAGTATTTGCTATATGTGAAGCCAAAGAAGTAGAAGTAATAATAATAAATAAAGGCGAAGAAAGCGTAAAATTTGAAGAAGAATTAGCCAAAGATGTGTTGGAAATAATCACAGTATTTTCAGCTAGACTTTATGGCTCACGCTCAAAGAAAAATAAAAAACTTTTAGATGAAATGCAAGAAGTGGTGGTAGAAAATGTCAGCAAATAA
- a CDS encoding tetratricopeptide repeat protein → MDFFFIEYRDPIFGLIVLFATLLLVAISSYALGIWGAKDENRSIEKFVKKFENSSGLSQKHKKMLLDLDIDINSLSVLALTFAKSGDFDKAISVYLVALEKSKDKKEREFLLNSLGKIYIKAGFLKRASDMFLEAIKLRARNDEALRHLSVCYEKLRMYKNCLEALDALDEQGVIDKAEIAYTKALILRDEPMKFDEKIKEFLELSDDFEPLKRMVLEQFIKNGEPLSSLSTFPKLDICKDLMFRLKEPVNLQDSEFRQFFKSLNLIKDEIEIEDFNLSLFKAAKDNGINATLSFSYFCSQCKTSYPIFFYRCPNCARLGSCKILTQISKDEIENSMPF, encoded by the coding sequence TTGGATTTCTTTTTTATAGAATATCGTGATCCTATTTTTGGGCTAATTGTTCTTTTCGCGACGCTTCTTTTAGTCGCTATCTCAAGCTATGCTTTGGGAATTTGGGGCGCAAAAGATGAAAATCGCAGTATAGAAAAATTTGTCAAAAAATTTGAAAACTCTAGTGGCTTGAGCCAAAAGCACAAAAAGATGCTTTTAGATCTTGATATCGATATAAACTCACTTAGCGTTTTAGCTCTTACATTTGCTAAAAGTGGAGATTTTGACAAAGCCATAAGTGTATATTTAGTCGCGCTTGAAAAATCAAAAGACAAAAAAGAGCGTGAGTTTTTGCTAAATAGTCTGGGTAAAATTTATATAAAAGCCGGTTTTTTAAAACGAGCAAGCGATATGTTTTTAGAAGCGATAAAACTAAGAGCTAGAAACGATGAGGCCCTTAGGCATTTAAGCGTTTGTTACGAAAAACTTAGGATGTATAAAAACTGCCTTGAAGCGCTTGACGCATTAGATGAACAAGGCGTGATAGACAAAGCTGAGATAGCTTATACAAAAGCGCTTATATTAAGAGACGAGCCTATGAAATTCGATGAAAAGATAAAGGAATTTTTAGAGCTTAGTGATGATTTTGAACCGCTTAAACGTATGGTTTTAGAGCAGTTTATAAAAAACGGCGAACCGCTTAGTTCTCTTAGCACTTTCCCAAAACTTGATATCTGTAAGGATCTGATGTTTAGGCTAAAAGAACCGGTAAATTTACAAGACAGCGAGTTTAGGCAGTTTTTTAAGAGCTTAAATTTAATAAAAGACGAGATAGAAATCGAAGATTTTAATTTATCTCTTTTTAAAGCGGCAAAAGATAACGGAATAAATGCGACTCTTAGTTTTAGTTATTTTTGTTCGCAGTGTAAGACTAGCTATCCTATCTTTTTTTATCGTTGCCCAAATTGTGCGAGGCTAGGAAGCTGCAAGATCCTTACTCAAATTTCAAAGGATGAGATTGAAAACAGTATGCCTTTTTAG
- a CDS encoding radical SAM mobile pair protein B, with protein sequence MEPIIKEIKVGSVFTKSNLPISDYSCNPYVGCTHACKYCYASFMKRFTGHKELWGEFLDVKLWDKLDTQKYSGKELFLGSVTDPYNPQEEKYKRTRALLEQLQGSDVKLSIQTKSDLVLRDMDLIKTFANARVGFSINTLDEEFKNDMDRAVSIERRLVAMKRLHDEQIRTTCFISPIFPGITDVKAIVKRVKEQCNLIWLENLNLRGTYKADIMSYIQAKYPKLMPLYKEIYQLRSRFYWEELDKEIRLYAAQNALKYIHNDDSWAKPFDALPTIVNFFYHEEIKKSARKNTW encoded by the coding sequence TTGGAACCGATCATAAAAGAGATCAAAGTGGGAAGCGTATTTACGAAATCAAATCTGCCTATTAGTGATTACTCGTGCAATCCTTATGTAGGTTGCACTCATGCTTGCAAGTATTGTTATGCTAGCTTTATGAAAAGATTTACTGGGCACAAAGAGCTTTGGGGTGAGTTTTTGGATGTAAAACTATGGGATAAGCTAGATACTCAAAAATACAGCGGAAAAGAGCTATTTTTAGGCTCTGTGACCGATCCGTATAACCCACAAGAAGAGAAATACAAACGTACAAGAGCGCTTTTAGAACAGCTCCAAGGTAGCGATGTAAAGCTCAGTATCCAGACAAAGTCCGATCTGGTGCTTAGAGATATGGATCTGATAAAGACGTTTGCTAATGCAAGAGTCGGATTTAGTATAAATACTCTAGATGAAGAGTTTAAAAATGATATGGATAGAGCCGTGAGTATAGAGCGAAGACTTGTAGCGATGAAGCGTTTACACGATGAGCAGATACGAACGACTTGTTTTATCTCGCCGATTTTCCCTGGGATTACTGATGTAAAGGCGATAGTAAAGCGAGTAAAAGAGCAATGCAATCTAATATGGCTAGAAAATCTAAATTTACGCGGAACTTACAAGGCGGACATTATGAGTTATATACAAGCAAAATATCCAAAGCTTATGCCTTTATATAAAGAAATTTATCAGCTCAGAAGTCGTTTTTACTGGGAAGAGCTTGATAAAGAAATTCGTTTATATGCGGCTCAAAATGCACTAAAATACATACATAACGACGATAGTTGGGCTAAGCCGTTTGATGCTTTGCCGACTATAGTAAATTTTTTCTATCATGAAGAGATAAAAAAATCGGCAAGAAAAAATACTTGGTAA
- a CDS encoding SIMPL domain-containing protein — translation MEKNNFIAISLVISAIILAFGFSSIIKDERSVVVKGLAQKEVKADLALWQMSFSLGDNDLANLKKTIEEKTKIASNFLKKQGLESKDFSVQAPTITDNSVNPYMDTQKIRYTYIAKVNLLIRTDKIEQAKKAQSNSLDLASDGIAVSNDFDNKITFEFTKLNDIKPEMIALATKNARLAAQQFANDSGSKVGEIKKATQGLFSVENAAIGLEDIKSIRVVTQVEYQLR, via the coding sequence ATGGAAAAAAACAACTTTATAGCAATCAGTCTTGTTATTTCAGCTATAATTCTAGCTTTTGGATTTAGCTCAATAATCAAAGACGAAAGAAGCGTAGTAGTCAAAGGACTAGCTCAAAAAGAGGTAAAAGCGGATCTTGCCTTGTGGCAAATGAGCTTTTCTTTAGGGGATAATGACCTTGCAAATCTTAAAAAAACTATAGAAGAAAAGACAAAGATAGCATCAAATTTCTTAAAAAAACAAGGTCTTGAGAGCAAAGATTTTAGCGTACAAGCTCCAACTATCACAGATAATTCGGTAAATCCGTATATGGACACGCAAAAGATCCGCTACACATACATAGCTAAAGTAAATTTGCTTATTAGAACAGACAAGATAGAACAAGCCAAAAAAGCTCAAAGCAACTCTTTAGATCTAGCAAGTGATGGTATCGCCGTGTCAAATGACTTTGACAATAAAATCACTTTTGAATTTACCAAGCTAAATGATATAAAACCAGAAATGATAGCCTTAGCCACTAAAAACGCCAGACTAGCCGCGCAGCAGTTTGCTAATGACTCAGGAAGTAAAGTTGGCGAGATCAAAAAAGCCACTCAAGGACTATTTAGCGTAGAAAACGCAGCCATAGGGTTAGAAGATATCAAAAGCATAAGAGTCGTTACTCAAGTAGAGTACCAACTAAGATAA
- the rnhA gene encoding ribonuclease HI, which yields MKTVCLFSDGSCLGNPGSGGWAYILEYGGAKKSASGGKANTTNNQMELIAVIEGLKALKEPCEVLLYTDSSYVANGINLWLPGWVKKRFKNVKNSAIWEELLELLERHKVSAHWVKAHNGHPQNEECDTLARNEAIKVQNG from the coding sequence TTGAAAACAGTATGCCTTTTTAGCGATGGAAGTTGCCTTGGAAATCCTGGAAGTGGAGGCTGGGCATATATACTCGAGTATGGGGGAGCTAAAAAATCAGCAAGCGGCGGTAAAGCAAATACGACAAACAATCAAATGGAGCTCATAGCAGTCATAGAAGGTCTAAAAGCTCTCAAAGAGCCTTGTGAAGTTTTGCTTTATACAGATAGTTCGTATGTGGCAAACGGTATAAATTTATGGCTTCCTGGTTGGGTAAAAAAAAGGTTTAAAAACGTAAAAAATAGTGCTATTTGGGAGGAACTTTTAGAGCTTTTAGAACGCCATAAAGTAAGTGCTCACTGGGTAAAAGCTCATAATGGTCATCCGCAAAACGAAGAGTGCGACACTCTAGCAAGAAACGAAGCGATAAAGGTGCAAAATGGATAA
- the dnaG gene encoding DNA primase — protein MIESSSIENLKAIIDISDVIGSYIPLKKSGGNFVCVCPFHNDKNPSMSVSPSKGIFHCFACKAGGDAIKFIMDYEKLSYPEAVEKLANMYNFTLTYTQEQNSHKIDKKVLENLNLHYKSLLYKNQEALNYLYNRGINDAMIEIWELGWASENQNTLNLLQNENIDKEAALQTGAIKQNEHGIYASFINRITFPIYNHLGNLVGFGGRTISGNPAKYVNSPQSQIFDKSRLLYGYDKAKNEIYKKGEIIICEGYMDCIMLHKAGFNNAVAVLGVALTDKHIPLLKRGDIKVVLSFDSDDAGRGAAFKSARLLALNEIDGRVVLISGEKDPADMIVSGKANELKTMLSGGVELGEFYIKELILSKKPQTPLEISHTLEAVQEFTKNLKEVVANSYIPLVATMLSLDPSSFSLSAKGYRKTTANSANSLKSQPKKDLLELEILKNMLINPQILQIVKNECDESMFMTHKETYKAVVGSQNPNNPYIRELNLQGDLEVYKDFEPLKQAIKILKTNFCDKAIKTIASSNSQDKFEQIKKLQNIKKQLKGI, from the coding sequence ATGATAGAATCAAGTAGTATAGAAAATTTAAAAGCCATAATAGATATAAGCGATGTCATAGGTAGCTACATACCGCTGAAAAAATCAGGTGGAAACTTTGTGTGCGTATGTCCATTTCACAACGATAAAAATCCATCAATGAGCGTAAGTCCTAGTAAAGGAATATTTCACTGTTTTGCTTGCAAAGCAGGCGGCGACGCTATCAAATTTATAATGGACTATGAAAAACTTAGCTATCCAGAAGCGGTTGAAAAGCTTGCAAATATGTATAACTTTACCCTAACTTATACGCAAGAACAAAACAGCCATAAAATAGATAAAAAAGTACTTGAAAACCTAAATTTGCACTACAAAAGCCTACTTTACAAAAATCAGGAGGCATTAAACTATCTATATAATCGCGGTATAAATGACGCTATGATAGAGATCTGGGAGCTGGGCTGGGCTAGCGAAAACCAAAACACGCTAAATTTACTTCAAAATGAAAATATAGACAAGGAAGCAGCCTTGCAAACAGGCGCGATAAAACAAAACGAACACGGAATTTATGCAAGTTTTATTAACCGCATAACTTTTCCTATCTACAATCATCTTGGAAATTTAGTCGGATTTGGCGGTCGCACGATATCGGGCAATCCTGCAAAATACGTAAATTCGCCCCAAAGCCAGATCTTTGACAAATCCAGACTTCTATACGGATATGACAAAGCTAAAAACGAAATTTATAAAAAAGGCGAGATAATAATCTGCGAAGGCTATATGGACTGCATAATGCTGCATAAAGCAGGATTTAACAACGCCGTAGCCGTCTTAGGAGTAGCCTTAACAGACAAGCATATACCGCTACTAAAAAGAGGCGATATAAAGGTGGTTCTTAGCTTTGATAGTGATGACGCGGGCAGAGGTGCGGCATTTAAAAGTGCTAGACTACTTGCACTAAATGAAATAGATGGACGCGTAGTTCTCATAAGCGGCGAAAAAGATCCAGCTGATATGATAGTAAGCGGCAAAGCTAATGAGCTAAAAACTATGCTTAGCGGTGGAGTCGAGCTTGGAGAGTTTTACATAAAAGAGCTGATATTAAGTAAAAAACCGCAAACCCCATTAGAAATCAGCCATACACTTGAAGCCGTGCAGGAATTCACAAAGAATTTAAAAGAAGTTGTAGCAAACTCATACATACCACTAGTTGCGACTATGCTTAGCTTAGATCCTTCTAGCTTTAGCTTAAGCGCAAAAGGATACCGCAAAACTACAGCAAATTCGGCAAATTCTTTAAAGTCACAACCTAAAAAAGATCTACTTGAACTTGAAATTTTAAAAAATATGCTGATAAATCCGCAAATCTTACAAATAGTAAAAAACGAATGTGACGAAAGTATGTTTATGACGCACAAAGAGACTTATAAGGCTGTAGTTGGCTCACAAAATCCAAATAATCCTTATATTAGAGAGCTAAATTTACAAGGCGATTTAGAGGTATATAAAGACTTTGAGCCTTTAAAACAAGCTATAAAAATTCTAAAAACAAATTTTTGTGATAAAGCTATAAAAACAATCGCAAGTTCGAATTCGCAAGACAAATTTGAACAGATAAAAAAACTTCAAAATATAAAAAAACAACTCAAAGGAATTTGA